The Bacteroides sp. region TCCTGGATTAACAAAACCTTGCACTTTGGTAACCTCTCAATGATAAGCCTTCTTAAAGAGAAGGGCTACCTTGATCCACAACATCAGTTCAGCTACTTTTCTTTCTCCCCACTCAATGTGAGAGATTCTTCCATTCAGGATGACCGGATGTTTATTGGCGACAGCCGTGTTTCCATGGTGCTTTCCTTAATTCCAGACCCTGCTTTTGAAACAATAATCCCCGAATTGTTTAAAGGCATAGAAGCCAGGGTAGGGGATAAGAAAAGTAAACTGGAATTTTTGATTGATGAGGTGGAACTGCTTGAGGGCCAATTATTTAATGAATCAATTACACTGCGTTGCAATACACCGCTTGTGTTGACGGATACTTTTAAGCCTCAAAGAATTCAATTTCTTTCACCTGAGGATAAAGGCTATGAAAAAGTTTTCTTCAAGAACCTGATGGCCAAATATGCCTTAATGATGAAATTTTTTCCGGGCAATGGAAACGTAGCTTTCCCTGATTTGTCTGAACTTAGGTTTGAATTATCCAGTCCGGTAAAATCAAGGGTTGTAAAAGTCAAGACAGAGACTCCAACGCCTCTTTCCCTCAAAGGCTATATCTTTGATTTCAGCCTCAAAGCCCCTGAGACTTTGATCAAAACAGGTTATTCCCTGGGCTTTGGTGACAGTTGTAATCTTGGTTTTGGCTTCTGTGAGGTAAAGGAATAAAAACCTTTAATAACCTGCAGCCTGGCCGTCTTTCCTGGACTCAGAGGCACCAAAATAAACTTTGTTAACCGGATCCCATTTTATGGCCTGGTAGCCGCCATATCCTCCCAGATCCCACTGTATCTTATGGCCTTTTTCCATTAGGGCCCGAATGGTTTCATATGGGATTCCCGACTCGAGAAAAACCACTCCTCCATCATTCATCCTTTCACCTGTGGGTTCTGACGACCCAATATGCTGAATTCTGGGTGCATCACCCGCTTCCTGAA contains the following coding sequences:
- the cas6 gene encoding CRISPR-associated endoribonuclease Cas6, which translates into the protein MRFKLSMQLRGDGLHSLPSNHQYEFFSWINKTLHFGNLSMISLLKEKGYLDPQHQFSYFSFSPLNVRDSSIQDDRMFIGDSRVSMVLSLIPDPAFETIIPELFKGIEARVGDKKSKLEFLIDEVELLEGQLFNESITLRCNTPLVLTDTFKPQRIQFLSPEDKGYEKVFFKNLMAKYALMMKFFPGNGNVAFPDLSELRFELSSPVKSRVVKVKTETPTPLSLKGYIFDFSLKAPETLIKTGYSLGFGDSCNLGFGFCEVKE